In Serratia marcescens subsp. marcescens ATCC 13880, a single genomic region encodes these proteins:
- a CDS encoding dienelactone hydrolase family protein produces the protein MKTEHVMTLEQAQGGFAPAAAPLATSAIITDEQGIHAGQTTIPSQGDALPAYVAKPADHNGPFPIVLVVQEIFGVHEHIQDLCRRLAKQGYLAIAPELYFRQGDANDYSDIGELFQQLVTKVPDRQVLSDLDHAAHWAIRHGGDAGKLAITGFCWGGRITWLYAAHNPQLKAAVAWYGKLVGEKTLNSPKHPVDVATHLSTPVLGLYGGQDSGIPLETVETMRQAIRAANAEAEIVVYPGVGHAFNADYRPSYNAEAAEDGWQRMLAWFAQHGVK, from the coding sequence ATGAAAACCGAACATGTGATGACATTAGAACAGGCTCAGGGGGGATTCGCCCCGGCCGCCGCGCCGTTGGCCACCTCCGCGATTATCACCGACGAACAGGGCATTCACGCCGGGCAAACGACCATCCCTTCTCAGGGCGACGCGCTGCCGGCCTACGTCGCCAAACCCGCCGACCATAACGGCCCCTTTCCCATCGTGCTGGTGGTGCAGGAAATCTTCGGCGTCCATGAGCACATTCAGGATCTGTGCCGTCGCCTGGCCAAGCAGGGCTATCTGGCGATCGCGCCCGAGCTCTATTTCCGCCAGGGCGATGCCAACGACTACAGCGATATCGGCGAGCTGTTCCAGCAGTTGGTGACCAAGGTGCCGGATCGTCAGGTGTTGTCCGATCTGGATCACGCCGCGCACTGGGCTATTCGCCACGGCGGCGACGCCGGCAAACTGGCGATCACCGGTTTCTGCTGGGGCGGCCGCATTACCTGGCTGTACGCGGCGCACAACCCGCAGTTGAAGGCGGCGGTCGCCTGGTACGGCAAACTGGTCGGCGAGAAAACGCTGAATTCACCGAAGCATCCGGTCGATGTCGCCACCCACCTGTCAACGCCGGTGCTGGGGCTGTATGGCGGGCAGGACAGCGGCATTCCGCTGGAGACGGTGGAAACCATGCGTCAGGCGATCCGCGCCGCCAACGCCGAGGCCGAAATCGTGGTATATCCTGGCGTCGGGCACGCATTCAACGCCGACTATCGCCCCAGCTACAACGCCGAAGCGGCGGAGGACGGCTGGCAGCGCATGCTGGCGTGGTTCGCCCAGCACGGCGTCAAATAA
- the udp gene encoding uridine phosphorylase, translated as MSQSDVFHLGLTKNDLQGAQLAIVPGDPQRVEKIAKLMENPVHLASHREFTTWRAELDGKAVIVCSTGIGGPSTSIAVEELAQLGIRTFLRIGTTGAIQANINVGDVLVTTAAVRLDGASLHFAPMEFPAVADFACTTALVEAAKASGATTHIGVTASSDTFYPGQERYDTYSGRVVSRFKGSMEEWQAMGVMNYEMESATLLTMCASQGLRAGMVAGVIVNRTQQEIPNAETMKNTESKAVQIVVDAARRLL; from the coding sequence ATGTCTCAGTCTGACGTTTTTCATCTCGGCCTCACCAAGAACGATTTACAAGGGGCCCAGCTTGCCATCGTGCCGGGCGATCCGCAGCGCGTAGAGAAGATTGCCAAGCTGATGGAAAATCCGGTGCATCTGGCCTCCCATCGTGAATTCACCACCTGGCGCGCAGAGCTGGACGGCAAGGCGGTGATCGTCTGCTCCACCGGTATCGGCGGCCCGTCTACCTCTATCGCGGTGGAAGAGCTGGCGCAGCTGGGCATTCGCACCTTCCTGCGCATCGGCACCACCGGCGCCATTCAGGCCAATATCAACGTCGGTGACGTGCTGGTGACTACGGCGGCGGTACGCCTCGACGGCGCCAGCCTGCACTTTGCGCCGATGGAGTTTCCGGCGGTCGCGGACTTCGCCTGCACCACCGCGCTGGTGGAAGCGGCCAAAGCCAGCGGCGCGACCACCCACATTGGCGTAACCGCTTCTTCCGATACTTTCTACCCAGGTCAGGAACGTTACGACACCTACTCCGGCCGCGTGGTCAGCCGTTTTAAAGGCTCGATGGAAGAGTGGCAGGCGATGGGCGTGATGAACTATGAAATGGAATCCGCCACGCTGCTGACCATGTGCGCCAGCCAGGGCCTGCGCGCCGGCATGGTGGCTGGGGTGATCGTTAACCGCACCCAGCAAGAGATCCCGAACGCAGAAACCATGAAAAACACCGAAAGCAAAGCGGTGCAGATCGTGGTGGACGCCGCCCGCCGTCTGCTGTAA
- a CDS encoding tyrosine-protein phosphatase, with product MTAQILLHPSLAPLDGGINFRDFGGNGVADGRRIKRGLLFRSGSLERLTENDCTFLAGVPVRSVLDYRDADEVQAKPDILWNGADYHHVPANPLSSEVNANLEKLTNETLAAFDARAFMLELYRRLPFGNAAYQRLAQLLSNPGGGAIVQHCAVGKDRTGVGSALVLFALGADEATVLEDYLLTETTLATFREQMLDQLSIKLNAAALEQFAYVLSAREEFLMTALGCIRRQYGSTDRWLEAEYGLGAAQREALQAFYLE from the coding sequence ATGACCGCCCAGATCCTGCTTCATCCTTCGCTTGCGCCGCTCGACGGCGGCATTAACTTCCGTGACTTCGGCGGCAACGGCGTGGCCGACGGGCGCCGCATCAAACGCGGCCTGCTGTTCCGCTCCGGTTCTCTCGAGCGGCTGACGGAAAACGACTGCACTTTCCTCGCTGGAGTGCCAGTGCGTTCGGTGCTGGACTACCGCGATGCCGACGAGGTGCAGGCCAAACCGGATATTCTGTGGAATGGCGCCGACTATCACCATGTGCCGGCCAACCCGCTGAGCAGCGAAGTTAACGCCAACCTGGAAAAGCTCACCAACGAAACGCTGGCCGCTTTCGACGCTCGGGCGTTCATGCTGGAGCTGTATCGCCGTCTGCCGTTCGGCAATGCGGCCTATCAGCGGCTGGCGCAGCTGTTGAGCAACCCTGGCGGCGGCGCGATCGTGCAACACTGCGCGGTCGGCAAGGATCGCACCGGGGTCGGTTCGGCGTTGGTGCTGTTCGCGCTGGGGGCCGACGAAGCGACGGTGCTGGAAGACTATCTGCTGACCGAAACCACGCTGGCCACTTTCCGCGAACAGATGCTGGATCAGCTCTCTATCAAGCTGAATGCGGCGGCGCTGGAGCAATTCGCCTACGTGCTCAGCGCGCGCGAGGAGTTCCTGATGACGGCGCTGGGCTGCATCCGCCGGCAATACGGCTCCACCGACCGTTGGCTGGAAGCGGAATACGGCCTGGGCGCGGCCCAGCGTGAAGCACTGCAGGCATTCTACCTCGAGTAA
- a CDS encoding DedA family protein has product MSLNDVINWVSDVVRQHEGWAIPIIFFLAFGESLAFLSLLLPATVILLALGALIGESGIAFWPIWAAAAAGAFFGDWLSYWIGYHYQDRVAHMWPLSRNPQLLARGHAFFERWGVLGIFIGRFFGPLRAVVPLVGGICGMPQRYFQLANVTSAMIWAFGILAPGAFGIQWLSQWLG; this is encoded by the coding sequence TTGAGCCTCAATGACGTTATCAACTGGGTCAGCGATGTCGTGCGTCAGCACGAAGGCTGGGCCATTCCCATCATTTTCTTCCTGGCGTTCGGCGAGTCGCTGGCGTTTTTGTCGCTGCTGCTGCCGGCCACGGTGATCCTGCTGGCGCTGGGCGCGCTGATCGGCGAAAGCGGCATCGCCTTTTGGCCGATTTGGGCCGCCGCCGCCGCCGGGGCGTTTTTCGGCGACTGGCTCTCTTACTGGATCGGCTATCACTATCAGGATCGCGTGGCCCATATGTGGCCGCTGTCGCGCAATCCGCAGCTGCTGGCGCGCGGCCACGCCTTCTTCGAGCGCTGGGGCGTGCTGGGCATTTTCATCGGCCGCTTCTTCGGCCCGCTGCGCGCCGTGGTGCCGCTGGTGGGCGGCATTTGCGGCATGCCGCAGCGCTATTTCCAGCTGGCCAACGTCACGTCGGCGATGATCTGGGCGTTTGGCATTCTGGCGCCGGGGGCATTCGGCATCCAGTGGCTCAGCCAGTGGCTGGGCTGA
- the rmuC gene encoding DNA recombination protein RmuC produces the protein MDTSLIYGIGGVAIGMLLGWLIASLRVQQTHAQHETELRLLEQALQQAQQETAVRQETLQRHEQQLRQSELELRNLHSQLAAGHEKLQQLTHWRNECELLNQELRAQREVNSAQEAELREVTIRLEETRMAAEEKQRLLINSEQRLTTQFENLANRIFEHSGRKVDEQNKQSLDRLLLPLREQLDGFRRQVQDSFGQEARERHTLTHEIRNLQQLNAQMAREAINLTKALKGDNKTQGNWGEVVLSRVLEASGLREGHEYETQVNVRVDHQSRMQPDVIVRLPQGKDVVIDAKMSLIAYERYFNGEDEAAREAALSEHIASLRGHIRMLGRKDYQQLPGLRSLDYVLMFIPVEPAFLLAIDREPELISEALKHNIMLVSPTTLLVALRTITNLWRYEHQSQNAQRIADRAAKLYDKMRLFVDDMSALGQSLDKAQGSYRQAMNKLSEGRGNLIGQIEGFRALGVEVKRPINPLLAQQAGAQHDEAEEANDDDVAALPQTNDDDDTAGESGFVSHG, from the coding sequence GTGGATACCAGTCTGATTTATGGGATTGGCGGCGTCGCGATCGGCATGCTGTTGGGGTGGCTGATCGCCAGTCTGCGGGTGCAGCAGACGCATGCGCAACATGAAACCGAACTGCGGTTGCTGGAGCAAGCGTTGCAGCAGGCGCAGCAGGAAACGGCCGTGCGGCAGGAAACGCTACAGCGCCACGAGCAGCAGTTGCGCCAGAGCGAGCTGGAGCTGCGCAATCTGCACAGCCAACTGGCGGCCGGGCATGAGAAGCTGCAACAGCTCACCCATTGGCGCAACGAATGCGAGCTGCTCAACCAAGAGCTGCGCGCCCAGCGCGAGGTTAACAGCGCGCAGGAGGCTGAGCTGCGCGAAGTCACCATCCGTCTGGAAGAGACGCGCATGGCGGCGGAGGAGAAACAGCGTCTGCTGATCAACAGCGAACAGCGCCTCACCACCCAGTTTGAAAACCTCGCCAACCGCATTTTTGAACACAGCGGCCGCAAGGTTGACGAGCAAAATAAGCAAAGCCTGGATCGTTTACTGCTGCCGTTGCGCGAACAGCTGGACGGTTTTCGCCGTCAGGTGCAGGACAGCTTCGGCCAGGAAGCGCGGGAGCGCCACACGCTGACGCATGAGATACGCAATCTGCAGCAGTTGAACGCACAGATGGCGCGTGAGGCGATCAACCTCACCAAGGCGCTGAAAGGCGACAACAAAACGCAGGGCAACTGGGGCGAGGTGGTGCTGAGCCGGGTGCTGGAGGCCTCCGGTCTGCGCGAAGGGCATGAGTATGAAACGCAGGTCAACGTGCGGGTGGATCATCAGAGCCGCATGCAGCCTGATGTGATCGTGCGCCTGCCGCAGGGCAAGGATGTGGTGATCGATGCCAAGATGTCGCTGATCGCCTACGAGCGCTATTTCAACGGCGAGGATGAGGCGGCGCGCGAAGCGGCGCTGAGCGAACATATTGCCTCGCTGCGCGGCCACATCCGCATGCTGGGCCGCAAGGACTACCAGCAGCTGCCGGGGCTGCGTTCTCTGGACTATGTGCTGATGTTCATTCCGGTCGAGCCCGCCTTCCTGCTGGCTATCGATCGCGAGCCGGAGCTGATCAGCGAAGCGCTTAAGCACAACATCATGCTGGTCAGCCCGACCACGTTGCTGGTGGCGCTGCGTACCATCACCAACCTGTGGCGCTATGAGCATCAGAGCCAGAACGCCCAGCGTATCGCCGATCGCGCGGCGAAACTGTATGACAAGATGCGGCTGTTCGTGGACGATATGTCCGCACTGGGGCAGAGCCTGGACAAGGCGCAGGGCAGTTATCGTCAGGCGATGAACAAACTGAGCGAAGGCCGTGGTAATCTTATCGGCCAAATTGAAGGTTTCCGCGCGCTGGGGGTTGAAGTCAAACGGCCGATAAACCCGCTGCTGGCGCAGCAAGCCGGCGCGCAACACGATGAAGCGGAAGAGGCGAACGACGATGATGTCGCCGCGCTGCCGCAGACGAACGACGATGACGATACCGCCGGGGAATCGGGCTTCGTTTCGCACGGCTGA
- the ubiE gene encoding bifunctional demethylmenaquinone methyltransferase/2-methoxy-6-polyprenyl-1,4-benzoquinol methylase UbiE — protein sequence MADQSQETTDFGFRTVARDEKQAMVADVFHSVAAKYDVMNDLMSFGIHRIWKRFTIDCSGVRRGQRVLDLAGGTGDLAAKFSRMVGEQGQVVLADINDSMLKMGREKLRDRGIVGNINYVQANAEALPFPDNYFDCITISFGLRNVTDKDKALRSMFRVLKPGGRLLVLEFSKPLLAPLSKAYDAYSFHVLPKIGELVVKDPDSYRYLAESIRMHPDQETLKGMMGNAGFENVTYFNLTGGIVALHRGFKF from the coding sequence ATGGCAGATCAATCGCAGGAAACCACCGATTTCGGTTTTCGCACCGTCGCTAGAGACGAAAAACAGGCCATGGTGGCGGACGTTTTTCATTCGGTAGCGGCAAAGTATGACGTGATGAACGACCTGATGTCGTTCGGTATTCACCGTATCTGGAAGCGTTTCACCATTGACTGCAGCGGCGTGCGCCGCGGGCAGCGCGTGCTGGATCTGGCCGGCGGTACCGGCGACCTGGCCGCCAAGTTCTCCCGCATGGTCGGCGAGCAGGGGCAGGTGGTGCTGGCGGACATCAACGATTCGATGCTCAAGATGGGGCGTGAGAAGCTGCGCGATCGCGGCATCGTCGGCAACATCAATTACGTGCAGGCCAACGCCGAAGCGCTGCCGTTCCCGGACAATTACTTCGATTGCATCACCATCTCCTTTGGCCTGCGTAACGTCACCGACAAAGACAAAGCGTTGCGCTCGATGTTCCGCGTGCTGAAACCGGGCGGCCGTCTGCTGGTGCTGGAGTTCTCCAAGCCGCTGCTGGCGCCGCTGAGCAAAGCCTATGACGCCTACTCTTTCCACGTGCTGCCGAAGATCGGCGAATTGGTGGTGAAAGATCCTGACAGCTACCGCTACCTGGCGGAATCGATCCGCATGCACCCCGATCAGGAAACCCTGAAGGGCATGATGGGCAACGCCGGTTTTGAAAACGTCACCTATTTCAACCTGACCGGTGGGATTGTCGCCCTGCATCGCGGCTTCAAGTTCTGA
- the ubiJ gene encoding ubiquinone biosynthesis protein UbiJ, translated as MLFTPLLTGALETSLNNLLFRDRSMKAARQRLAGKVLRIELEELASPLVLVFSELRVDVLGQSEDSADCTVRSRIPALLKLRDRQQLPVLMRSGELTVEGDIQVVQQLVGLLDLAEWDPAEWLAPYIGDIAAQGITQALGKGASLLKAGFMRRQQGMAEALTEEWRLAPGPLEVVWFNEEVDALARSAEALSARMDKLEGKR; from the coding sequence ATGCTGTTTACCCCTCTGCTGACCGGCGCGTTGGAAACCTCGCTGAATAACCTGCTGTTTCGCGATCGCAGCATGAAAGCCGCCCGCCAACGCCTGGCGGGCAAGGTGCTGCGCATCGAACTGGAAGAGCTGGCTTCACCGCTGGTGCTGGTGTTCAGCGAACTGCGCGTGGATGTGCTGGGGCAGTCTGAAGACAGCGCCGATTGCACCGTGCGTAGCCGCATTCCTGCCTTACTTAAGCTGCGCGATCGCCAGCAACTGCCGGTGCTGATGCGCAGCGGCGAATTGACGGTGGAAGGCGATATTCAGGTGGTGCAACAGTTGGTTGGCCTGCTCGATCTGGCGGAGTGGGATCCGGCGGAATGGCTGGCGCCCTACATCGGCGATATTGCCGCCCAAGGCATTACACAGGCGCTGGGTAAAGGCGCCTCGCTGCTGAAAGCCGGTTTTATGCGCCGGCAGCAGGGGATGGCGGAGGCGTTGACCGAAGAGTGGCGCCTGGCGCCGGGGCCGCTGGAAGTGGTGTGGTTCAACGAAGAAGTTGACGCACTCGCCCGCAGCGCGGAGGCGCTGTCTGCCCGCATGGACAAGTTGGAGGGCAAGCGATGA
- the ubiB gene encoding ubiquinone biosynthesis regulatory protein kinase UbiB codes for MTPGELRRLYFIVRVFLSYGLDELIPKMRLTLPLRFGRRLLFWMPNRHKDKPLGERLRLALQELGPVWIKFGQMMSTRRDLFPPHIADQLTLLQDRVAPFDGALARKHIELAMGGPLETWFDDFDQQPLASASIAQVHTARLKTTGQEVVLKVIRPDIGPIIKADVRLMYRLAGWVPKLLPDGRRLRPREVVREYEKTLLDELNLLREAANAIQLRRNFDGSPMLYVPEVYSDYCRESVLVMERIYGIPVSDIATLEQQGTNMKLLAERGVQVFFTQVFRDSFFHADMHPGNIFVSYEHPEDPCYIGIDCGIVGSLNKDDKRYLAENFIAFFNRDYRKVAELHVDSGWVPRDTNVEDFEFAIRTVCEPIFEKPLAEISFGNVLLNLFNTARRFNMEVQPQLVLLQKTLLYVEGLGRQLYPQLDLWTTAKPFLESWLRDQVGIPAVVRALKEKAPFWAEKLPELPELFYDSLQQHKLLQQSVDKLTNQMQAQRVRQGQSRYLFGVGATLLVSGTLLLLGQIEVFPAWMMAAGIVCWVIGWKRTT; via the coding sequence ATGACCCCAGGCGAACTGCGCCGTTTGTATTTTATCGTCCGCGTTTTTCTCAGCTACGGGCTGGACGAGCTGATCCCTAAAATGCGTTTGACGCTGCCGCTGCGCTTTGGCCGCCGGCTGCTGTTCTGGATGCCGAATCGGCATAAGGACAAACCGTTGGGTGAACGTCTGCGGCTGGCGCTGCAGGAATTGGGGCCGGTCTGGATCAAGTTCGGCCAAATGATGTCGACCCGCCGCGATCTGTTTCCGCCTCACATTGCCGATCAGCTGACGCTGCTGCAGGATCGGGTGGCGCCTTTCGATGGCGCGTTGGCGCGTAAGCATATCGAGCTGGCGATGGGCGGCCCGCTGGAGACCTGGTTCGATGACTTCGATCAGCAGCCGCTGGCCTCTGCCTCGATCGCGCAGGTGCATACCGCGCGGCTGAAAACCACCGGCCAGGAAGTGGTGCTGAAGGTGATCCGGCCGGATATCGGGCCGATTATCAAGGCCGACGTGCGTCTGATGTACCGGCTGGCAGGCTGGGTGCCGAAGCTGTTGCCGGACGGTCGCCGTTTGCGCCCGCGCGAAGTGGTACGCGAGTACGAGAAAACCCTGCTGGACGAGTTGAACCTGCTGCGCGAAGCGGCTAACGCCATTCAGCTGCGCCGCAATTTCGACGGCAGCCCAATGCTGTACGTACCGGAAGTTTATTCCGACTACTGCCGCGAAAGCGTATTGGTGATGGAGCGCATTTACGGCATTCCGGTCTCGGACATCGCCACGCTGGAACAGCAGGGCACCAACATGAAACTGTTGGCGGAACGCGGCGTCCAGGTGTTCTTTACCCAGGTCTTCCGCGACAGCTTCTTCCATGCGGACATGCATCCCGGTAATATTTTCGTCAGCTACGAACATCCGGAAGATCCTTGCTACATCGGTATCGACTGCGGCATCGTCGGTTCGCTGAACAAGGATGATAAACGCTACCTGGCGGAAAACTTCATCGCCTTCTTCAATCGCGATTACCGCAAGGTGGCGGAACTGCACGTCGACTCCGGGTGGGTGCCGCGCGACACCAACGTGGAAGACTTCGAATTCGCCATCCGCACCGTGTGCGAGCCGATTTTCGAGAAGCCGCTGGCGGAGATTTCCTTCGGCAACGTGCTGCTGAACCTGTTCAACACTGCACGACGCTTCAATATGGAAGTGCAGCCGCAGCTGGTGTTATTGCAGAAGACCTTGCTGTATGTTGAAGGTCTGGGGCGTCAGCTCTACCCGCAGCTGGATCTGTGGACTACCGCCAAGCCGTTCCTCGAGAGCTGGCTGCGCGATCAGGTCGGCATTCCCGCCGTGGTGCGTGCGCTGAAAGAGAAAGCGCCGTTCTGGGCGGAGAAGCTGCCGGAACTGCCCGAGCTGTTTTACGACAGCCTGCAGCAGCATAAACTGTTGCAACAAAGCGTTGATAAGCTGACCAACCAGATGCAGGCTCAGCGGGTTCGTCAGGGGCAGTCACGTTATTTGTTCGGCGTTGGCGCTACACTGTTGGTAAGCGGCACGCTGTTGCTGCTGGGGCAAATCGAGGTGTTTCCCGCCTGGATGATGGCCGCCGGCATCGTATGCTGGGTGATTGGCTGGAAGCGAACCACCTGA
- the tatA gene encoding Sec-independent protein translocase subunit TatA, with protein MGGISITQLLIIAVIVVLLFGTKKLRTLGSDLGASIKGFKKAIGDDTPSTPNTAEKSSLDDADFSAKPITEKQPEVKPEESKNKEQV; from the coding sequence ATGGGCGGTATTAGTATTACGCAATTGTTGATCATCGCAGTGATCGTGGTGCTGTTGTTCGGTACCAAAAAACTGCGCACGCTGGGCTCCGATCTCGGCGCCTCGATCAAGGGCTTCAAGAAGGCGATCGGCGACGATACGCCGTCGACCCCCAACACGGCTGAGAAAAGCAGCCTGGATGACGCTGACTTCTCGGCCAAGCCTATTACCGAAAAGCAGCCGGAAGTGAAACCGGAAGAGTCGAAGAACAAAGAGCAGGTATAA
- the tatB gene encoding Sec-independent protein translocase protein TatB, translating into MFDIGFSELLLVLVIGLVVLGPERLPVAVRTVSGWIRALRSLAASVQHELSQELKLQELQDSLKKAEQAGLQNLTPELKASMDELKDAAESLKRTYQGEKEELANTIHNPQITDPEALHDGVTPAEAATRASAPAAVPKPATEPEAVAPVAAQPAKAPVETAPAPVEPVADKTPASHQPSGDR; encoded by the coding sequence GTGTTTGACATTGGGTTTAGTGAGCTGCTGCTGGTGCTGGTGATCGGCCTGGTTGTTCTCGGGCCGGAACGCTTGCCGGTCGCGGTCAGAACGGTATCGGGCTGGATCCGCGCGCTACGCTCGCTGGCGGCCTCGGTGCAGCACGAACTGTCTCAGGAGCTGAAGCTGCAGGAGCTGCAGGACAGCCTGAAAAAAGCGGAACAGGCTGGCTTGCAGAACCTGACGCCGGAACTGAAGGCGTCGATGGATGAGCTGAAAGACGCGGCGGAATCATTGAAACGCACCTACCAGGGCGAGAAAGAAGAGCTGGCGAACACCATTCATAACCCGCAGATCACCGATCCGGAAGCCTTGCACGACGGCGTGACGCCGGCGGAAGCGGCAACCCGCGCCAGCGCGCCCGCCGCCGTGCCAAAACCGGCCACGGAACCTGAAGCCGTCGCGCCGGTGGCGGCGCAGCCGGCTAAAGCGCCGGTGGAAACCGCGCCGGCACCTGTCGAACCTGTTGCGGATAAAACCCCAGCGTCTCACCAACCTAGTGGCGATCGTTAA
- the tatC gene encoding Sec-independent protein translocase subunit TatC: MAVEDTQPLISHLIELRKRLLNSIICVLAVFVVLVFFANDIYQLVSAPLLKQLPAGASMIATDVASPFFTPIKLTMIVSVFVSAPMILYQVWAFIAPALYKHERRLMMPLLVSSSLLFYLGMAFAYFIVFPLAFGFFAKTAPMGVTIATDIKNYLDFVMALFMAFGVAFEVPVAIILLCWSGVTSPEDLKKKRPYVLVGAFVVGMLLTPPDVFSQTLLAIPMYLLFEVGVFFARFYTGKRRPQAEEEDEGDEPPAP; this comes from the coding sequence ATGGCTGTTGAAGATACCCAACCCCTTATCAGTCATCTGATAGAGCTGCGCAAGCGGCTGTTGAACTCGATTATTTGCGTGCTGGCGGTGTTCGTGGTGCTGGTGTTTTTCGCCAACGACATCTACCAACTGGTGTCTGCGCCGCTGCTCAAGCAGTTGCCGGCCGGGGCGAGCATGATCGCCACTGACGTGGCGTCACCGTTCTTTACCCCGATCAAATTGACCATGATCGTCTCGGTGTTCGTCTCCGCGCCGATGATTTTGTATCAGGTGTGGGCATTCATCGCGCCGGCGCTGTACAAGCATGAACGACGCCTGATGATGCCGCTGCTGGTGTCCAGCAGCCTGCTGTTCTACCTCGGCATGGCTTTCGCTTACTTCATCGTGTTCCCGCTGGCCTTCGGCTTCTTCGCCAAGACCGCGCCGATGGGGGTGACCATTGCGACCGACATTAAAAACTACCTCGATTTCGTCATGGCGCTGTTTATGGCGTTCGGCGTTGCCTTCGAAGTGCCGGTCGCCATCATTCTGCTGTGCTGGAGTGGCGTCACCTCGCCGGAAGATCTGAAGAAGAAACGGCCGTATGTGTTGGTTGGCGCGTTTGTGGTCGGCATGCTGTTGACGCCGCCAGACGTGTTCTCGCAAACCTTGTTGGCAATACCGATGTATCTGCTGTTTGAAGTGGGGGTGTTCTTCGCTCGCTTCTATACCGGCAAACGTCGTCCGCAAGCGGAAGAAGAAGACGAGGGTGACGAACCCCCAGCCCCCTGA
- the tatD gene encoding 3'-5' ssDNA/RNA exonuclease TatD: MFDIGVNLTSSQFAKDRQAVVERARAAGVTGMLITGTDLAESREAAELAQQHAGYCWSTAGVHPHYASGWDEHAAEQIYALAARPEVAAIGECGLDFNRNFSTPAQQEAAFTAQLALAAELALPVFLHCRDAHARFAELLTPWLDKLPAAVVHCFTGTAEELTSCLSLGLSIGITGWVCDERRGLELRALLPQIPAERLLLETDAPYLLPRDLQPKPASRRNEPCFLPHIVQQVAVWRREEPQWLGQKTDENARRLFRLV, translated from the coding sequence ATGTTTGATATCGGCGTTAATCTGACCAGCAGCCAATTCGCCAAAGATCGCCAGGCGGTGGTGGAGCGCGCCCGCGCGGCGGGCGTTACCGGGATGTTGATTACCGGCACCGATCTGGCAGAGAGCCGCGAAGCGGCAGAACTGGCGCAGCAACATGCGGGTTACTGTTGGTCTACCGCCGGTGTGCATCCGCACTACGCCAGCGGTTGGGATGAACACGCCGCCGAGCAGATTTATGCGTTAGCCGCACGCCCTGAAGTGGCGGCGATCGGCGAATGCGGCCTGGATTTCAATCGCAACTTCTCGACGCCCGCGCAGCAGGAAGCGGCGTTCACCGCGCAGCTGGCGCTGGCGGCGGAGTTGGCGCTGCCGGTGTTTCTGCATTGCCGCGACGCACACGCACGTTTTGCCGAGCTACTGACGCCGTGGTTGGATAAACTGCCCGCGGCCGTGGTGCACTGCTTCACCGGCACCGCCGAAGAATTAACAAGCTGCCTGTCGCTGGGTTTGTCGATCGGGATTACCGGTTGGGTCTGCGACGAGCGGCGCGGCCTGGAACTGCGCGCACTGTTGCCGCAGATCCCAGCCGAGCGTCTGCTGCTGGAAACTGACGCCCCTTATCTGTTGCCCCGGGATTTACAGCCTAAACCCGCATCTCGCCGCAACGAACCCTGTTTCCTGCCCCACATCGTGCAGCAGGTCGCCGTCTGGCGGCGGGAAGAGCCGCAATGGCTGGGGCAAAAAACCGATGAGAACGCCCGCCGGCTATTCCGGCTGGTTTGA